One Tamlana carrageenivorans genomic region harbors:
- a CDS encoding acetate/propionate family kinase — MQVLVLNSGSSSLKYQLISMPEETVLCSGIIERIGLDDAIFKYKTDKNSVDLVTSIPNHKVGLELVAKQLLDAETGIIKSTDDIAVVGHRVVHGGKYFSDTTEITEEVKEKIKALISLAPLHNPANLEGIIVAEAIFPNAKQVAVFDTAFHQSIPEKAYLYAIPKAYSDEHNIRLYGFHGTSHKYVSEKATEYLGDKASNVITIHLGNGCSMSAVKDGKCIDHSLGFSPVNGLIMGTRSGDIDQSIIFYLAKKLNYSLDEINTLLQKKSGMLGLTGYSDLRDIQAEAEKGNKDCQLALAMNTYRIKKYIGSYAAVLNGLDAIVFTAGIGENSDVIREMVCEDMDFFGLELNKEENAKRSGEIREINLPTSKAKILVIPTNEELEIAKQSVDLFEN, encoded by the coding sequence ATGCAAGTATTAGTATTAAATTCGGGGAGTTCATCCCTAAAGTATCAATTAATTTCAATGCCAGAAGAAACCGTTTTATGCTCAGGAATTATTGAGCGTATCGGTTTAGATGATGCCATTTTTAAATATAAAACTGATAAAAATTCTGTAGATTTAGTGACTTCAATTCCTAATCACAAAGTAGGATTAGAATTAGTTGCTAAACAATTATTGGATGCCGAAACAGGTATTATTAAATCTACAGACGATATAGCCGTTGTAGGACATCGTGTGGTACACGGTGGAAAATATTTTAGTGACACCACTGAAATAACCGAAGAAGTTAAAGAGAAAATAAAAGCTTTAATTTCATTAGCACCTTTACACAACCCTGCAAACCTAGAAGGTATTATAGTCGCAGAAGCTATTTTTCCTAACGCTAAGCAAGTCGCTGTTTTCGATACAGCCTTCCATCAATCTATTCCTGAGAAAGCTTATTTATATGCCATTCCTAAAGCCTATTCAGACGAACACAACATTCGTTTATACGGATTTCATGGTACCAGTCATAAATATGTTTCAGAAAAAGCTACCGAATATTTAGGCGATAAGGCGTCAAACGTCATTACCATTCACTTGGGTAACGGTTGTAGCATGTCGGCTGTAAAAGACGGTAAATGTATCGATCACTCATTAGGCTTCTCTCCAGTAAATGGATTAATTATGGGAACGCGTTCTGGTGATATCGATCAATCCATCATCTTTTATTTAGCTAAAAAGCTAAATTATTCGTTAGACGAAATCAATACCCTTTTACAAAAGAAAAGTGGAATGCTTGGTCTAACTGGTTATAGCGATTTAAGAGATATTCAAGCTGAAGCTGAAAAAGGCAATAAAGACTGCCAGCTTGCTTTAGCCATGAACACCTACCGCATTAAAAAATACATTGGTAGCTATGCTGCCGTGTTAAACGGATTAGATGCGATTGTTTTCACGGCTGGAATTGGTGAAAACTCCGATGTAATTCGTGAAATGGTATGTGAAGATATGGACTTTTTCGGATTGGAATTAAACAAGGAAGAAAATGCAAAACGTTCTGGTGAGATTCGCGAGATTAACTTACCTACATCAAAAGCAAAAATTTTAGTGATTCCTACTAATGAAGAACTAGAAATCGCAAAACAATCGGTTGATTTATTCGAAAATTAA